One part of the Musa acuminata AAA Group cultivar baxijiao chromosome BXJ1-5, Cavendish_Baxijiao_AAA, whole genome shotgun sequence genome encodes these proteins:
- the LOC135673580 gene encoding cold-responsive protein kinase 1-like has protein sequence MYRIMHRIIVVVVLLWRSRVTADPQTTLLNAGCSQYNASGNAAFVATLNETLADLRSSLSSAAAGTSAARFATAQRPRATDPVYALFQCRAYLSSADCLACLSVAEARIRRCGNANGARVIYDGCILRYESSAFFDQTTLPGNVGVCNGSAASDAGFSEAAKALVRDLASATPRVSGFFAAAERDGVFAVAQCVETVNEEGCAQCLTVADANIESCPPDTDGRSVDAGCFMRYSSKSFFPANQTVDLSQFLSSGKSNKKGAIIGGVVGGICGLLLLAIVALLWIKRSRRRQGFRTGDLLGATELQGPLNFHYKDLKAATNNFSEENKLGEGGFGDVYKGTLKNGKTVAVKRLAIAQISRAKADFQSEVKLISNVHHRNLVRLLGCSSKGQDLLLVYEYMANSSLNKFIFGDRQGFLNWKQRFNIIVGMARGLAYLHQEFHVCIIHRDIKSSNILLDDDFQPRIADFGLARLLPEDQSHLSTKFAGTLGYTAPEYAIHGQLSEKVDTYSYGVVVLEIISGRKSNDAQLEPVIQYLLEWAWKLYESGDSIDLVDRSLDPTEYSPEEMKRIVKIALLCTQSTVSARPTMSEVVVLLLSEGDHDRLQPTRPTFIDATSRVRGDGSTSTGSSSTSNATVSASQFSAR, from the exons ATGTATCGTATCATGCACCGCATCATAGTTGTGGTGGTTCTACTATGGAGGAGTCGGGTCACCGCCGACCCGCAGACCACGCTCCTTAACGCCGGCTGCAGTCAGTATAACGCAAGCGGCAACGCCGCCTTCGTCGCCACTCTCAACGAGACCCTCGCGGACCTGCGCTCCTCCCTCTCTTCCGCGGCCGCCGGCACCTCCGCCGCTCGCTTCGCCACCGCGCAGCGCCCCCGCGCCACCGACCCCGTCTACGCGCTCTTCCAGTGCCGCGCTTACCTCTCCTCCGCCGACTGCCTCGCTTGCCTCTCCGTCGCCGAGGCCCGTATCCGAAGATGCGGCAACGCCAACGGCGCCCGCGTCATCTACGACGGGTGCATCCTCCGCTACGAGAGCTCTGCCTTCTTCGACCAGACTACGCTCCCCGGTAACGTTGGCGTCTGCAACGGCAGCGCTGCGTCCGACGCGGGGTTCTCCGAGGCGGCGAAGGCGCTGGTGAGGGACCTGGCCAGCGCCACGCCGAGGGTCTCGGGGTTCTTCGCGGCGGCGGAGAGGGATGGGGTCTTCGCCGTGGCGCAGTGCGTGGAGACGGTGAACGAGGAGGGCTGCGCCCAGTGCCTCACGGTGGCGGACGCGAACATCGAGAGTTGCCCACCGGACACCGACGGGCGGTCGGTGGACGCCGGGTGCTTCATGAGGTACTCCAGCAAGTCCTTCTTCCCGGCCAACCAAACCGTGGATCTCTCCCAGTTCTTGAGTTCAG GGAAGTCAAACAAGAAGGGAGCCATAATTGGAGGAGTTGTTGGAGGAATCTGTGGTTTGTTGCTTCTAGCGATCGTAGCACTCCTGTGGATCAAAAGATCCCGAAGACGCCAAGGGTTTCGAACAG GAGATTTATTAGGGGCAACAGAATTACAGGGTCCACTAAATTTCCATTACAAGGATCTAAAAGCTGCTACAAATAATTTCAGTGAAGAAAATAAACTAGGAGAAGGAGGGTTTGGAGATGTATACAAG GGTACACTGAAAAATGGTAAAACGGTTGCCGTCAAGCGATTGGCAATTGCACAAATCAGCAGGGCAAAGGCAGATTTTCAGAGTGAGGTGAAGCTTATTAGCAATGTTCATCACAGAAATTTAGTTCGCTTGCTTGGATGTTCTAGCAAAGGCCAAGATTTGCTTCTTGTCTATGAGTACATGGCAAATAGCAGTCTTAATAAGTTCATATTTG GTGATAGACAGGGATTCCTCAACTGGAAACAGAGATTTAACATAATTGTCGGCATGGCTCGTGGTCTTGCTTACCTGCATCAGGAGtttcatgtttgtatcatacATCGTGACATAAAATCTAGTAACATTCTGCTTGATGATGATTTCCAGCCAAGAATTGCAGATTTTGGCCTTGCACGACTTTTACCAGAGGACCAGAGTCATCTCAGCACTAAATTTGCTGGCACTTT GGGATACACAGCACCTGAGTATGCAATTCATGGCCAGCTATCTGAAAAGGTTGATACCTATAGCTACGGTGTTGTTGTCCTTGAAATAATCAGTGGCCGGAAGAGCAATGATGCACAACTGGAACCTGTTATTCAATACCTTCTTGAATGG GCTTGGAAATTATATGAAAGCGGCGATTCGATCGATTTGGTGGACAGAAGCTTAGATCCTACTGAATATTCCCCAGAAGAAATGAAACGAATTGTCAAAATAGCTCTTCTCTGCACGCAATCCACTGTGTCTGCAAGGCCAACCATGTCCGAGGTTGTGGTTTTGCTGCTTAGCGAAGGTGACCATGACAGGCTCCAGCCAACAAGGCCTACGTTCATAGACGCCACAAGTAGGGTTCGCGGAGATGGATCGACCTCCACTGGCTCGTCTTCTACCTCCAATGCTACTG
- the LOC135673581 gene encoding uncharacterized protein LOC135673581 isoform X1, whose protein sequence is MDYERIHKPLSPQGGGFSPKKLRAMLLGAERRRKEKEELETKTSLRSEPSEFEDRRASAADSCKDVECSTSTEMASGHRSRDHATGEPRVKCQEEDSYESESASSGFEFQKAERTPAHRLTAAAAFVPPFSKPAPSKWDDAQKWIASPTTNRGGSKAGGGQPKKGSLAGHMNRHAAAKVVLDVEEVDTKRVDGCQASKQVGEIKSVNWLAEPCPVPDSGMKLGVAVENSVVDSAGDNGSSRGNSLPAC, encoded by the exons ATGGACTACGAGCGCATCCACAAGCCTTTGTCCCCCCAG GGCGGTGGATTCTCCCCTAAGAAGCTGCGGGCGATGCTGCTTGGAGCGGAGAGGAGGAGAAAGGAAAAGGAGGAGCTCGAAACGAAGACTTCACTGAGATCTGAACCCTCGGAGTTCGAGGACAGAA GGGCCAGTGCCGCGGATAGCTGCAAGGATGTAGAGTGCTCCACGTCAACGGAGATGGCGAGTGGCCACAGATCGAGGGATCACGCGACGGGGGAACCTAGGGTTAAGTGTCAGGAAGAGGATTCTTACGAATCGGAGAGCGCGTCATCTGGCTTCGAGTTCCAGAAGGCGGAGCGAACGCCGGCGCACCGGTTGACGGCCGCAGCAGCGTTCGTGCCACCGTTCTCGAAGCCGGCGCCATCGAAATGGGACGATGCACAGAAGTGGATTGCCAGCCCGACAACTAACCGAGGGGGAAGTAAGGCCGGCGGAGGGCAGCCGAAGAAGGGTAGTCTGGCGGGACACATGAACCGACATGCAGCGGCGAAGGTTGTCTTGGATGTGGAGGAAGTAGACACCAAGAGGGTGGACGGGtgccaagcaagcaagcaagtcggTGAGATTAAGAGTGTGAATTGGCTGGCCGAGCCTTGTCCTGTTCCGGATTCAGGGATGAAGCTTGGAGTTGCTGTGGAGAATTCAGTGGTTGATTCTGCTG GTGACAATGGTTCGAGCCGTGGCAATAGTCTCCCTGCTTGCTAG
- the LOC135673581 gene encoding uncharacterized protein LOC135673581 isoform X2: MDYERIHKPLSPQGGGFSPKKLRAMLLGAERRRKEKEELETKTSLRSEPSEFEDRRASAADSCKDVECSTSTEMASGHRSRDHATGEPRVKCQEEDSYESESASSGFEFQKAERTPAHRLTAAAAFVPPFSKPAPSKWDDAQKWIASPTTNRGGSKAGGGQPKKGSLAGHMNRHAAAKVVLDVEEVDTKRVDGCQASKQVGEIKSVNWLAEPCPVPDSGMKLGVAVENSVVDSAGNLDLFDLLLSSS; the protein is encoded by the exons ATGGACTACGAGCGCATCCACAAGCCTTTGTCCCCCCAG GGCGGTGGATTCTCCCCTAAGAAGCTGCGGGCGATGCTGCTTGGAGCGGAGAGGAGGAGAAAGGAAAAGGAGGAGCTCGAAACGAAGACTTCACTGAGATCTGAACCCTCGGAGTTCGAGGACAGAA GGGCCAGTGCCGCGGATAGCTGCAAGGATGTAGAGTGCTCCACGTCAACGGAGATGGCGAGTGGCCACAGATCGAGGGATCACGCGACGGGGGAACCTAGGGTTAAGTGTCAGGAAGAGGATTCTTACGAATCGGAGAGCGCGTCATCTGGCTTCGAGTTCCAGAAGGCGGAGCGAACGCCGGCGCACCGGTTGACGGCCGCAGCAGCGTTCGTGCCACCGTTCTCGAAGCCGGCGCCATCGAAATGGGACGATGCACAGAAGTGGATTGCCAGCCCGACAACTAACCGAGGGGGAAGTAAGGCCGGCGGAGGGCAGCCGAAGAAGGGTAGTCTGGCGGGACACATGAACCGACATGCAGCGGCGAAGGTTGTCTTGGATGTGGAGGAAGTAGACACCAAGAGGGTGGACGGGtgccaagcaagcaagcaagtcggTGAGATTAAGAGTGTGAATTGGCTGGCCGAGCCTTGTCCTGTTCCGGATTCAGGGATGAAGCTTGGAGTTGCTGTGGAGAATTCAGTGGTTGATTCTGCTGGTAATCTTGATCTATTCGATCTTTTGTTGTCTTCTAGTTGA